The Acidobacteriota bacterium genome has a window encoding:
- a CDS encoding YccF domain-containing protein, whose protein sequence is MQFLGNVLWLIFGGLIAGLGYVFGGLVLCLTLIGIPFGIQAVKLGFATLWPFGKVVLEREGANSVGRVVFNVLWILLFGWEIALAHLVSAVVLAITVVGIPFSIQHIKLIPLSLLPFGRELRAVR, encoded by the coding sequence CTGCAATTCCTCGGCAACGTCCTGTGGTTGATCTTCGGTGGCCTGATCGCCGGGCTGGGCTACGTCTTCGGTGGTTTGGTCCTCTGCCTCACCTTGATCGGAATCCCGTTTGGAATCCAGGCCGTGAAGCTGGGCTTCGCGACCCTCTGGCCGTTCGGCAAAGTGGTTTTGGAGAGAGAGGGCGCCAATAGTGTGGGTCGGGTGGTCTTCAACGTCCTCTGGATCCTGCTGTTCGGCTGGGAAATCGCTCTCGCCCACCTGGTGTCGGCGGTGGTGTTGGCGATCACGGTGGTGGGAATTCCGTTCTCGATCCAGCACATCAAGCTGATTCCGTTGTCCCTGCTGCCCTTTGGCCGTGAGCTGCGAGCTGTCCGGTAG